A genomic stretch from Setaria italica strain Yugu1 chromosome VII, Setaria_italica_v2.0, whole genome shotgun sequence includes:
- the LOC101765613 gene encoding 60S ribosomal protein L12-1, protein MPPKLDPSQVVEVFVRVTGGEVGAASSLAPKIGPLGLSPKKIGEDIAKETAKDWKGLRVTVKLTVQNRQAKVSVVPSAAALVIKALKEPERDRKKVKNIKHSGNISLDDVIEIARTMRSRSMAKELAGTVKEILGTCVSVGCTVDGKDPKDLQQEIDDGEVEIPSA, encoded by the coding sequence ATGCCGCCCAAGTTGGACCCCTCTCAGGTGGTGGAGGTCTTCGTCCGCGTgacgggcggcgaggtgggcgCGGCGTCGTCGCTGGCCCCCAAGATCGGCCCGCTCGGTCTCTCCCCGAAGAAGATCGGTGAGGACATCGCCAAGGAGACCGCCAAGGACTGGAAGGGCCTCCGTGTCACCGTCAAGCTCACCGTCCAGAACCGCCAGGCCAAGGTCTCCGTCGTGccctccgccgcggcgctcgtCATTAAGGCGCTTAAAGAGCCCGAGAGGGACAGGAAGAAGGTCAAGAACATCAAGCACAGTGGCAACATCTCCCTCGACGACGTCATCGAGATCGCCAGGACCATGAGGTCCAGGTCCATGGCCAAGGAGTTGGCCGGCACCGTCAAGGAGATTCTCGGGACCTGCGTCAGCGTCGGCTGCACCGTCGACGGCAAGGACCCCAAGGATCTTCAACAGGAGATCGATGACGGCGAGGTCGAAATCCCCTCCGCCTAA
- the LOC101766026 gene encoding probable transcription factor FL, translated as MDPNDAFSAAHPFRWDLGPPAHAAPAPPPPPPPSLPLAPPVGAPRELEDLVAGYGVRPSTVARISELGFTASTLLGMTERELDDMMAALAGLFRWDVLLGERFGLRAALRAERGRVMSLGGRFHAGSTLDAASQEVLSDERDAAASGGVADDEAGRRMVTGKKQAKKGGAARKGKKARRKRELRPLDVLEDEGDEDGGCASESTESSAGGGGGGGGGERQREHPFVVTEPGEVARAKKNGLDYLFHLYEQCRVFLLQVQSIAKLGGHKAPTKVTNQVFRYAKKCGASYINKPKMRHYVHCYALHCLDEEASNALRRAYKARGENVGAWRQACYAPLVEIAARHGFDVDAVFAAHPRLAIWYVPTRLRQLCHQARGCGSHAAALPPPPMF; from the exons ATGGATCCCAACGACGCCTTCTCGGCGGCGCACCCGTTCCGGTGGGACCTCGGGCCCCCGGCGCACGCAgcgcccgcgcccccgccgccaccaccgccgtcgctgccgctcGCGCCGCCTGTGGGCGCGCCGAGGGAGCTGGAGGACCTGGTGGCCGGGTACGGCGTGCGCCCGTCGACGGTTGCGCGGATCTCGGAGCTCGGGTTCACGGCGAGCACGCTCCTGGGCATGACGGAGCGGGAGCTCGACGACATGATGGCCGCGCTCGCGGGGCTCTTCCGCTGGGACGTGCTGCTCGGCGAGCGGttcggcctccgcgccgcgctgcgCGCCGAGCGCGGCCGCGTCATGTCCCTCGGCGGCCGCTTCCACGCCGGGAGCACCCTGGACGCCGCGTCACAAGAAG TGCTGTCGGACGAgcgggacgcggcggcgagcggcggcgtggcggacgACGAGGCCGGCCGGAGGATGGTGACCGGCAAGAAGCAGGCGAAGAAAGGCGGTGCAGCGAGGAAGGGCAAgaaggcgaggaggaagagggagctGAGGCCGCTGGACGTGCTGGAGGACGAgggcgacgaggacggcggcTGCGCATCGGAGTCGACCGAGTCGTccgctggtggtggcggcggcggcggcggcggggagaggcAGCGGGAGCACCCGTTCGTGGTGACGGAGCCCGGCGAGGTGGCGCGAGCCAAGAAGAACGGGCTGGACTACCTGTTCCACCTGTACGAGCAGTGCCGCGTCTTCTTGCTGCAGGTGCAGTCCATCGCCAAGCTGGGCGGCCACAAGGCCCCTACCAAG GTGACGAACCAGGTGTTCCGGTACGCGAAGAAGTGCGGGGCGAGCTACATCAACAAGCCCAAGATGCGGCACTACGTGCACTGCTACGCGCTGCACTGCCTGGACGAGGAGGCCTCCAACGCGCTGCGACGGGCGTACAAGGCCCGCGGCGAGAACGTCGGGGCGTGGCGCCAGGCATGCTACGCGCCGCTCGTCGAGATCGCGGCGCGCCACGGGTTCGACGTCGACGCCGTCTTCGCCGCGCACCCGCGCCTCGCCATCTGGTACGTGCCCACCAGGCTGCGGCAGCTCTGCCACCAGGCGCGCGGGTGCGGGAGCCACGCtgccgccctcccgccgcccccgATGTTCTAG
- the LOC101752941 gene encoding wall-associated receptor kinase 5 isoform X1 — protein MLLVFLLQSLLLTCFFLSFAHPMEPSTSRCSNISIPYPFGIAGKSRFLSQGFQISCASGSSKSGPGGPVLSVGDSVFGILDISLLDGFMTILASINSHQCLGNSSISLEGTVFTFSDTRNKFTALGCNVVAMLLNSSSGYSGGCASFCSTKDNIVNGSCSGVACCQALVPKGLKKLELEFSIISNKDNSTLSCGEAFIVEQNSYRFLSTDLSNTNSTKPQYRPVVLEWSIDGGSCEEAKQTTSYACRENTYCYNSSNGIGYRCNCSQGFEGNPYLQGADGCQDIDECSTRNPCTHKCVNTIGSFQCRCPAGMSGDGLREGSGCNGVGTLVIAIVAGLALLVILFILGFWIHWLVKKRKLSKTRQRYFMQNGGLLLRQQMFSERASLHIFTSSELDKATNNFSNDNIVGRGGFGTVYKGILSNQVVVAIKKAQRVDQTQMEQFINELIILSQAKHKNVVQLLGCCLETEVPLLVYEFITNGALFHHLHNTSAPISWEIRLSIAVETASALAYLHLAAKIAIIHRDVKSSNILLDKNFTAKVSDFGASRPIPYNQTHVTTLVQGTLGYMDPEYFQTSQLTDKSDVYSFGVVLIELLTRKKPIMDDMMEDVRSLALQFSMLFHQNKLLDIVDPEVAEEAGMKHVETVAKLALRCLRLKGEERPRMIEVAIELEALRRLMRQHFILKSETLLEESWCHEEMSINTPPGLCLDSDGIAGDESVSLILTQ, from the exons ATGCTTCTCGTTTTTCTCCTGCAATCACTCCTCCTCACATGCTTCTTTTTATCCTTTGCTCATCCTATGGAACCAAGCACATCCAGGTGCTCCAATATTTCCATTCCTTATCCTTTTGGTATTGCTGGTAAGAGCCGCTTCCTGTCCCAAGGGTTCCAGATATCATGTGCCTCTGGATCTAGCAAATCTGGACCTGGTGGTCCGGTGCTGTCCGTTGGAGACAGTGTGTTTGGGATTCTTGACATCTCATTACTGGATGGTTTTATGACCATATTGGCTAGTATCAATTCTCACCAGTGCTTAGGAAACTCCAGCATTAGCCTTGAGGGGACCGTCTTCACATTCTCAGACACAAGAAACAAGTTCACAGCTCTGGGTTGTAATGTGGTGGCCATGCTGTTGAATAGCAGTAGCGGGTATAGCGGTGGTTGTGCTTCCTTTTGCTCTACCAAAGATAATATCGTTAATGGTTCATGCTCTGGTGTGGCTTGCTGCCAAGCTCTGGTGCCGAAAGGGTTAAAGAAGCTGGAGTTAGAGTTCAGTATTATATCCAACAAGGACAACAGTACTCTGTCATGTGGCGAGGCGTTCATCGTGGAGCAGAACTCATATAGGTTTTTAAGTACTGACTTGAGCAACACAAATAGTACAAAACCTCAATACCGACCTGTTGTGCTTGAATGGTCTATAGATGGTGGCAGCTGTGAAGAGGCAAAACAGACCACATCATATGCCTGCAGGGAGAATACCTACTGCTACAACTCATCAAATGGAATTGGTTACCGCTGCAATTGCTCCCAGGGATTTGAGGGGAATCCATACCTGCAAGGTGCTGACGGATGCCAAG ATATTGATGAATGCTCCACCAGAAATCCATGCACGCATAAGTGCGTCAACACAATCGGTAGTTTCCAGTGCAGGTGCCCAGCAGGGATGAGCGGGGATGGCTTGAGGGAGGGAAGCGGTTGCAATGGAGTAGGCACTCTAGTAATTGCAATAG TTGCAGGACTAGCTCTGCTTGTGATTCTCTTCATTCTTGGTTTCTGGATCCATTGGCTTGTTAAGAAGAGGAAACTCTCCAAGACAAGACAGAGATACTTTATGCAGAATGGTGGCTTGTTGCTGAGGCAGCAGATGTTTTCTGAGAGGGCATCACTGCATATATTCACCTCCAGCGAGCTGGACAAAGCAACCAACAACTTCAGCAATGACAATATTGTTGGCAGAGGAGGATTTGGGACCGTCTACAAAGGCATACTATCCAATCAAGTGGTTGTGGCAATCAAGAAGGCACAGCGAGTTGATCAGACCCAGATGGAACAATTCATCAATGAGCTCATCATTCTTTCACAAGCGAAGCACAAGAATGTGGTCCAGCTATTAGGATGTTGTCTTGAGACAGAAGTTCCCTTATTGGTTTATGAATTCATTACTAATGGGGCCCTTTTTCATCATCTTCACAATACATCAGCCCCGATATCATGGGAGATCCGTCTAAGCATTGCAGTTGAAACTGCATCGGCACTTGCATATTTACACTTAGCTGCAAAGATAGCAATAATTCATAGAGATGTCAAGTCGTCGAACATACTTCTTGACAAGAACTTCACCGCAAAGGTGTCAGATTTTGGTGCTTCAAGACCAATACCATACAATCAGACCCATGTGACAACATTAGTGCAAGGGACACTAGGGTACATGGACCCTGAGTACTTCCAGACAAGCCAATTGACTGACAAGAGTGATGTGTACAGCTTTGGTGTGGTACTCATCGAGCTACTGACAAGGAAGAAACCTATTATGGATGATATGATGGAAGATGTGAGAAGCCTAGCGCTGCAATTTAGTATGTTATTCCATCAAAATAAGTTGTTGGACATTGTTGATCCTGAAGTAGCTGAGGAAGCTGGAATGAAACATGTTGAAACAGTTGCAAAGTTGGCATTACGATGCTTAAGGTTGAAAGGGGAAGAACGGCCAAGGATGATAGAGGTTGCGATTGAACTTGAAGCACTGAGAAGGTTGATGAGACAGCACTTTATCCTAAAGAGCGAGACTCTGCTTGAGGAGTCGTGGTGCCACGAAGAGATGAGCATTAACACACCACCGGGTTTGTGCCTTGATAGTGATGGCATTGCCGGAGATGAGAGCGTGTCTCTCATCCTAACTCAGTAA
- the LOC101752941 gene encoding wall-associated receptor kinase-like 1 isoform X2: MSGDGLREGSGCNGVGTLVIAIVAGLALLVILFILGFWIHWLVKKRKLSKTRQRYFMQNGGLLLRQQMFSERASLHIFTSSELDKATNNFSNDNIVGRGGFGTVYKGILSNQVVVAIKKAQRVDQTQMEQFINELIILSQAKHKNVVQLLGCCLETEVPLLVYEFITNGALFHHLHNTSAPISWEIRLSIAVETASALAYLHLAAKIAIIHRDVKSSNILLDKNFTAKVSDFGASRPIPYNQTHVTTLVQGTLGYMDPEYFQTSQLTDKSDVYSFGVVLIELLTRKKPIMDDMMEDVRSLALQFSMLFHQNKLLDIVDPEVAEEAGMKHVETVAKLALRCLRLKGEERPRMIEVAIELEALRRLMRQHFILKSETLLEESWCHEEMSINTPPGLCLDSDGIAGDESVSLILTQ; the protein is encoded by the exons ATGAGCGGGGATGGCTTGAGGGAGGGAAGCGGTTGCAATGGAGTAGGCACTCTAGTAATTGCAATAG TTGCAGGACTAGCTCTGCTTGTGATTCTCTTCATTCTTGGTTTCTGGATCCATTGGCTTGTTAAGAAGAGGAAACTCTCCAAGACAAGACAGAGATACTTTATGCAGAATGGTGGCTTGTTGCTGAGGCAGCAGATGTTTTCTGAGAGGGCATCACTGCATATATTCACCTCCAGCGAGCTGGACAAAGCAACCAACAACTTCAGCAATGACAATATTGTTGGCAGAGGAGGATTTGGGACCGTCTACAAAGGCATACTATCCAATCAAGTGGTTGTGGCAATCAAGAAGGCACAGCGAGTTGATCAGACCCAGATGGAACAATTCATCAATGAGCTCATCATTCTTTCACAAGCGAAGCACAAGAATGTGGTCCAGCTATTAGGATGTTGTCTTGAGACAGAAGTTCCCTTATTGGTTTATGAATTCATTACTAATGGGGCCCTTTTTCATCATCTTCACAATACATCAGCCCCGATATCATGGGAGATCCGTCTAAGCATTGCAGTTGAAACTGCATCGGCACTTGCATATTTACACTTAGCTGCAAAGATAGCAATAATTCATAGAGATGTCAAGTCGTCGAACATACTTCTTGACAAGAACTTCACCGCAAAGGTGTCAGATTTTGGTGCTTCAAGACCAATACCATACAATCAGACCCATGTGACAACATTAGTGCAAGGGACACTAGGGTACATGGACCCTGAGTACTTCCAGACAAGCCAATTGACTGACAAGAGTGATGTGTACAGCTTTGGTGTGGTACTCATCGAGCTACTGACAAGGAAGAAACCTATTATGGATGATATGATGGAAGATGTGAGAAGCCTAGCGCTGCAATTTAGTATGTTATTCCATCAAAATAAGTTGTTGGACATTGTTGATCCTGAAGTAGCTGAGGAAGCTGGAATGAAACATGTTGAAACAGTTGCAAAGTTGGCATTACGATGCTTAAGGTTGAAAGGGGAAGAACGGCCAAGGATGATAGAGGTTGCGATTGAACTTGAAGCACTGAGAAGGTTGATGAGACAGCACTTTATCCTAAAGAGCGAGACTCTGCTTGAGGAGTCGTGGTGCCACGAAGAGATGAGCATTAACACACCACCGGGTTTGTGCCTTGATAGTGATGGCATTGCCGGAGATGAGAGCGTGTCTCTCATCCTAACTCAGTAA
- the LOC101766433 gene encoding transcription factor EAT1, with protein MIPGGGYFEGSHDQCLMAGPFIHDSSQIPKGNGDTSIELQKFKVPSFSTEALSSPTIFSSEDVGGTNLLQHQLGIDLEQEAPPGETASWDPSVCTIQDQSINHQFGGYSENMLVEPEIQQYDAALYPNGAYTPAPDLLNLLRINAASAFPAATSVFGDAALNGSNYLDLNGELAGVAAIPDNGLMFTGDSSVHLGYHATQPHLANDICHSLPQNYGLFPGEDEREVMIGAGSLGDLFQEVDDRQFDSVLECRRGKGEFSKGKGKANFATERERREQLNVKYRTLRMLFPNPTKNDRASIVGDAIEYIDELNRTVKELKILVEQKRHGNNKEKRIKLDHQAAADGESSSVKPIRDDQDNQLIGAIRSSWVQRRSKECHVDVRIVDDEVNIKLTEKKKDNSLFHAAKVLDEFQLDLIHAVGGVIGDHHIFMFNTKVPEGSSVYACAVAKRLLEAVDAQRQTFNIFN; from the exons ATGATTCCTGGGGGTGGCTATTTTGAAGGCTCCCATGATCAGTGTCTCATGGCAGGACCTTTCATCCATGACTCTTCTCAAATTCCTAAGGGCAACGGTGACACAAGCATTGAGCTGCAGAAATTCAAAGTTCCCTCCTTTTCCACGGAAGCACTCTCCAGTCCAACCATTTTTTCCTCTGAAGATGTAGGAGGAACTAATCTCCTTCAGCATCAACTAGGAATTGATTTGGAACAAGAGGCTCCCCCAGGAGAAACTGCAAGCTGGGATCCTTCTGTCTGCACTATCCAAGATCAAAGCATCAACCATCAGTTTGGAGGATATTCAGAAAACATGTTGGTGGAACCAGAGATCCAACAATATGATGCTGCACTGTATCCAAATGGTGCTTACACACCTGCACCTGATCTCCTAAATCTTCTTCGGATCAATGCTGCTTCAGCATTTCCTGCAGCAACATCTGTCTTTGGTGATGCAGCGCTGAATGGTAGTAACTATTTGGATCTTAATGGTGAGCTTGCAGGAGTAGCAGCAATTCCAGACAATGGATTGATGTTCACTGGTGATTCATCTGTGCATTTAGGGTATCATGCTACTCAACCTCATCTGGCAAATGATATATGCCATTCACTGCCACAGAATTATGGGCTGTTTCCCGGTGAGGATGAAAGAGAAGTTATGATTGGAGCTGGAAGCCTAGGAGATCTTTTTCAGGAGGTAGATGACAGACAGTTTGATAGCGTACTGGAATGCAGAAGAGGGAAGGGTGAGTTTAGTAAGGGCAAGGGAAAAGCTAATTTTGCAACTGAGAGAGAGAGGCGGGAACAGCTAAATGTGAAGTACAGGACTTTGAGGATGCTCTTCCCAAATCCTACCAAG AATGACAGGGCTTCCATAGTAGGCGATGCCATTGAGTATATAGATGAGCTTAATCGAACAGTGAAGGAACTAAAGATCCTTGTGGAACAGAAGAGGCATGGCAATAATAAGGAGAAGAGGATAAAGTTGGATCATCAGGCAGCTGCTGATGGTGAGAGCTCATCAGTGAAGCCAATCAGGGATGATCAAGACAATCAGCTCATTGGAGCCATAAGGAGCTCGTGGGTTCAGAGGAGGTCAAAGGAGTGCCATGTTGATGTCCGCATAGTGGATGATGAAGTAAACATCAAGCTCACtgaaaagaagaaggacaacTCTTTGTTTCATGCTGCAAAGGTTCTAGATGAGTTCCAACTGGACCTAATCCATGCAGTTGGGGGGGTAATAGGAGATCACCATATATTCATGTTTAACACCAAG GTACCTGAAGGCTCCTCAGTTTATGCATGTGCAGTGGCTAAGAGGCTTCTTGAAGCAGTGGATGCACAGCGTCAAACTTTTAACATTttcaactaa
- the LOC101766854 gene encoding altered inheritance rate of mitochondria protein 25, whose amino-acid sequence MRWLPRLLSHAAAAGRPAAAARSTTSHVRGGSHGFASGGWDGSPAVPREWLRKLWGEELRKRKEAARVIGAFARSYRSVEAAGAAREAPSRSYQFDDRDLDPVEAKLAPLLARANLVIARDIEWASIMFAFEQESRYIIMDPLFPQSPVGFIREKSNVIFRQLLRTRRPFVAEITDAMGNEIFKVRRPFWFINSSIYAEVDGKEIGVVHRRWHLWRRIYDLYLGNRQFAVVENPGFWNWTFSLVDEDDKLLAQIDRNWRGIGFELFTDAGQYAIRFGDEGLRQKFALAADVEELHVARQLTLPERAVALALAISLDSDYFSRRRGWGLPFLIATE is encoded by the exons ATGCGGTGGCTACCGAGGCTGCTctcccacgccgccgcggccgggaggcccgccgcggcggcgaggtccaccACCAGCCACGTCAGGGGAGGATCCCACGGGTTCGCCAGTGGCGGCTGGGATGGGTCGCCGGCGGTGCCCCGGGAGTGGCTGCGGAAGCTGTGGGGGGAGGAGCTGAGGAAGCGGAAGGAGGCCGCGAGGGTTATCGGCGCGTTCGCGAGGAGCTATCGGTCCGTGGAGGCTGCAGGAGCGGCCAGGGAGGCACCGTCGAGGAGCTATCAGTTCGACGACAGGGACCTCGATCCAGTCGAG GCCAAACTGGCCCCTCTTCTCGCAAGAGCTAACCTCGTGATCGCCAGGGACATTGAGTGGGCAAGCATCATGTTTGCTTTTGAGCAG GAGAGCAGATATATCATAATGGACCCACTCTTTCCACAATCT CCAGTAGGTTTTATTCGAGAGAAAAGCAACGTCATCTTTAGGCAG CTACTCAGAACAAGACGGCCATTTGTTGCAGAAATAACTGATGCTATGGGCAATGAGATATTTAAG GTTCGCAGGCCATTTTGGTTTATCAACAGCTCAATTTATGCAGAAGTGGATGGTAAG GAGATAGGTGTAGTCCACAGGCGTTGGCACCTTTGGCGGAGAATTTATGACCTGTACTTAGG GAATAGGCAATTTGCAGTTGTTGAGAATCCGGGTTTCTGGAACTGGACCTTTAGCCTGGTGGATGAAGATGATAAACTGTTGGCTCAGATTGATCGTAACTGGAGGGGCATTGGCTTTGAG CTCTTCACGGATGCTGGCCAGTATGCAATTCGGTTTGGTGACGAGGGACTAAGGCAGAAGTTTGCCCTCGCAGCAGAT GTCGAAGAACTACATGTTGCTCGGCAGCTGACTTTGCCTGAAAGGGCCGTGGCTCTCGCCCTTGCAATATCCCTTGACAGTGATTACTTCTCTAGGAGACGTGGCTG GGGACTTCCTTTTCTCATTGCCACAGAGTAG